One Pyrenophora tritici-repentis strain M4 chromosome 5, whole genome shotgun sequence DNA window includes the following coding sequences:
- a CDS encoding DUF566 domain containing protein — protein MPAQTQTNPNTPRVRNGDPQPAPVATPEPASSRRDLTSWWRQFSKRPAKKDDDKDQAQPGIFGVPLIQSIPYANVAISLFNEHGESYIYGYVPIVVAKCGVFLKEKGQSCQTLPNISC, from the exons ATGCCCGCCCAAACGCAAACAAACCCAAATACTCCGCGCGTGCGCAATGGAGACCCCCAGCCCGCCCCCGTCGCAACTCCAGAACCTGCCTCGTCGCGCCGCGACTTGACCTCGTGGTGGAGGCAGTTTAGCAAGCGCCCCGCGAAAAAGGACGACGACAAAG ATCAAGCGCAGCCCGGCATCTTCGGCGTGCCCCTCATACAAAGCATCCCCTATGCCAATGTCGCCATCTCGCTCTTCAACGAGCACGGCGAGAGCTACATCTACGGCTACGTCCCCATTGTCGTCGCCAAATGCGGTGTATTCTTGAAGGAAAAGGGTCAGTCATGTCAGACTTTACCTAACATCAGCTGTTAA
- a CDS encoding Rho-GTPase-activating protein 5 translates to MTTSNLAAIFQPGLLSHPQHDMSPQDYRLSQDVLIFLIDNQDHFLIGMEGTAVDEGTVKHIESGPSTPQARTPTTPGRNNSGIGRSASTTSSAGAESLRMHGGIRRNVSTSSKRSRHSGAVPSPITPAFSSPTASGVHRSNTLPSKRGPTLGSPRFPPPKQSGHSPTAADEVKSPIAELIPTDAETSIAEMKQEPEQSRSEQVPEPVAPAAEPVPATQPVEPEPALPQRSQTMPPNKIEMPRPYEPGHTREASLPFAFSQQQRASVTPLVNDMPGAFPLPSPGIIPPSQPTTPNVTAQNVQALLPPPRSTTPGQRSPQRSPLNTPTRERLEFLEGPIDSGPSIEPTPAVRTFTQILAKVSASPGEIKDNKDSRKPNKLQKKRLPNSISQSTHSSTHSLGGSDNGFGAGHFFQGPPSPLQPPHLPFAHGQSQASTSREAVHDASSSRTSGNTLKPSMSPSASFRSHSTATEYSETELAEEQPKEEKRSFWKGHKRGESKATPTASQTDLHGSVPGADRSMSSFASSSGLTGGGRRSMQFDQSSETPMIFGSPPDPDRLEKKGTFDWFHKRRHEHRDRADKKERAKSPPGSSGFLPPPQNMTQPTETLTVRGWPSDTQHISDDAQAKGDKSNNVTPTGTSPTPPPAVSTSSPKPHSPQPRMAVRTDLPAALTEPRSIARSPDRSQMSSPVAPKSYSQGFLTAGNGDNAPQANNEATAQRNASASPPQPVESNSTPSGPHHASSNSTITVTPETMKTEAASSAPLADENRSQLTDQPAP, encoded by the coding sequence ATGACGACCTCGAATCTCGCTGCTATTTTCCAACCAGGCCTTCTGTCACATCCCCAGCACGACATGTCTCCCCAGGACTACCGTCTCAGTCAAGATGTTTTGATTTTTCTCATTGATAACCAGGACCACTTCTTGATCGGTATGGAGGGCACAGCTGTCGACGAGGGGACCGTGAAGCATATTGAAAGCGGACCCTCTACTCCGCAAGCCAGAACACCCACCACCCCGGGCCGCAATAATTCCGGCATTGGCCGTTCTGCGTCGACTACTTCCAGCGCTGGAGCAGAAAGCCTCCGCATGCATGGTGGTATTCGTCGCAATGTCTCCACGTCTTCAAAGCGATCACGTCATTCCGGCGCCGTACCTAGTCCCATCACACCTGCCTTTTCCTCGCCCACTGCATCTGGAGTACATCGGAGCAACACACTACCCTCGAAGCGCGGACCGACGCTCGGCAGTCCTCGCTTTCCCCCGCCAAAGCAATCTGGCCACTCCCCTACTGCCGCGGATGAGGTCAAGAGCCCGATTGCCGAGTTAATCCCTACAGATGCGGAAACTAGTATTGCTGAAATGAAGCAAGAACCTGAGCAGTCACGCTCAGAGCAAGTTCCAGAGCCTGTAGCTCCCGCAGCGGAGCCGGTCCCAGCGACGCAGCCAGTCGAGCCGGAACCCGCACTACCACAACGATCCCAGACGATGCCTCCGAATAAAATAGAGATGCCGAGACCCTACGAACCCGGTCATACGCGAGAGGCATCTCTCCCCTTTGCTTTTTCTCAACAGCAGAGGGCCTCGGTTACGCCTCTAGTCAATGACATGCCCGGTGCATTCCCTCTTCCCTCTCCTGGAATAATCCCCCCAAGCCAGCCTACCACACCAAATGTTACCGCACAGAACGTCCAAGCTTTGTTACCTCCTCCACGATCGACCACGCCGGGTCAACGTAGCCCCCAGCGCAGCCCCCTTAATACACCTACGCGCGAAAGATTGGAATTTCTAGAAGGACCTATCGACTCTGGTCCGTCAATTGAGCCAACTCCGGCTGTGCGTACCTTTACCCAAATTCTTGCCAAAGTATCGGCTTCGCCAGGCGAAATCAAGGACAACAAGGATTCACGCAAGCCGAACAAACTCCAAAAAAAGCGGTTGCCAAACAGCATTAGCCAGAGCACCCACAGCTCCACACATTCTCTCGGTGGCAGTGACAATGGATTTGGTGCGGGTCACTTTTTCCAAGGGCCACCTTCACCTTTGCAGCCCCCTCATCTTCCGTTTGCGCATGGCCAGTCTCAGGCAAGTACATCAAGAGAAGCGGTACACGATGCAAGTTCTTCGCGCACTTCAGGTAATACTCTGAAACCTAGCATGTCGCCCTCTGCCTCTTTTAGGTCGCATTCGACTGCAACGGAATACTCTGAGACTGAGCTGGCGGAAGAGCAACCAAAAGAGGAGAAGCGCAGCTTTTGGAAAGGCCACAAGCGTGGGGAGAGTAAAGCAACACCGACAGCAAGTCAGACGGACTTGCATGGCTCTGTACCCGGCGCTGATAGGAGTATGAGCTCATTCGCTAGCAGTTCTGGGCTAACAGGTGGCGGTCGAAGAAGCATGCAGTTTGATCAAAGCTCAGAAACGCCCATGATTTTTGGCAGCCCACCTGACCCCGACAGACTGGAGAAGAAGGGCACATTCGACTGGTTTCATAAGCGCCGGCATGAACACAGGGATCGCGCAGACAAGAAAGAGAGAGCAAAGAGTCCGCCTGGCAGTTCTGGCTTTCTGCCTCCTCCACAAAATATGACACAACCCACGGAAACGCTCACTGTCCGTGGATGGCCATCTGACACTCAGCACATATCGGATGATGCGCAGGCGAAAGGGGACAAATCCAATAACGTCACACCTACTGGTACAAGTCCAACTCCGCCGCCGGCAGTCTCCACGTCTAGTCCAAAACCACATAGTCCACAGCCTCGAATGGCAGTACGGACGGATCTTCCAGCTGCTTTGACCGAACCAAGATCAATCGCCCGATCTCCAGATAGGAGCCAAATGTCATCCCCTGTGGCACCGAAATCCTACTCCCAGGGCTTTCTTACCGCTGGGAATGGCGACAATGCACCTCAGGCTAACAACGAAGCAACGGCTCAGCGGAACGCTTCAGCTTCTCCTCCACAGCCCGTGGAGTCCAACTCGACGCCGTCTGGACCTCATCACGCTTCATCTAATTCTACCATTACTGTCACTCCCGAGACGATGAAGACAGAGGCAGCCTCGAGCGCACCTCTAGCTGACGAAAATCGCTCCCAGCTAACAGACCAACCCGCTCCGTAG
- a CDS encoding zf-Tim10-DDP domain containing protein codes for MESLTASEQRELQSRMEKKQMKEFMNMYSNLVQQCFDHCVNGFESKSLTSREESCVMRCVDKHMKGSQRLGDRFQEQNAAMAQGGGMGGR; via the exons ATGGAGTC ACTCACAGCCTCTGAGCAGCGCGAGCTGCAGTCGCGCATGGAGAAGAAGCAGATGAAGGAATTCATGAAC ATGTACTCCAACCTCGTCCAACAATGCTTCGACCACTGCGTCAATGGCTTCGAGAGCAAGTCGCTCACCTCGCGCGAAGAGAGCTGCGTTATGCGCTGCGTAGACAAGCACATGAAGGGCTCGCAGCGATTAGGCGACCGCTTCCAGGAGCAGAACGCTGCAATGGCACAAGGAGGCGGTATGGGTGGAAGATAA